One genomic window of Hyperolius riggenbachi isolate aHypRig1 chromosome 7, aHypRig1.pri, whole genome shotgun sequence includes the following:
- the RNF25 gene encoding E3 ubiquitin-protein ligase RNF25 encodes MAEEEEGSLWQELQVLQSIYLDELEVSHDDRVTLRITLTPATADDAESQYVCLTLQLSLPPPYPDVPPEISVSNPRGLCDEQIHCITDALRSTAAQAVGGPVLYELIEKGKEMLTASNIPRGHCVICLYGFQEGDSLTKTSCFHHFHSHCLGRYTKHCLEQTTEKDPAVLCPVCRESLVCDLNKLQEALPPAWPEEHYVPDTNTVKREEELRHIYQRQLANGGIIDVEAEKNRFFISIQQTPSSDPTSLVAEENQESVPENSPAPQEECAHPPINSKQPQERHTSSRGTYRAKPQPAMSRPFHRGHHAAPHWRGGRGRPDSRWVWREEVTHRDTRGRGRTRGYHANGTMRVPLQAGSDASPEEKPAL; translated from the exons ATGGCGGAGGAGGAAGAAGG GTCTCTATGGCAGGAGCTGCAGGTACTGCAGTCCATCTATCTGGATGAATTGGAAGTATCTCACGACGACCG AGTAACGCTGAGAATCACTTTAACTCCCGCCACTGCAGATGATGCGGAAAGCCAGTATGTCTGCCTGACCCTGCAGCTGTCCCTGCCACCACCG TATCCTGACGTCCCACCGGAGATCAGTGTTAGCAACCCTCGTGGCCTCTGTGATGAGCAGATTCACTG CATTACGGATGCTcttcgatctacagcagcgcaggCTGTGGGTGGGCCGGTTCTCTATGAGCTCATTGAG AAAGGGAAGGAAATGCTGACAGCCAGTAATATACCCCGTGGTCACTGTGTCATCTGTCTCTATGGCTTTCAG GAAGGTGATTCCCTCACAAAGACTTCATGTTTCCATCATTTCCATTCACACTGCCTGGGGCGCTACACTAAGCACTGTCTGGAGCAAACCACGGAAAAG GATCCAGCAGTTTTGTGTCCTGTGTGCCGTGAGAGCCTGGTTTGTGATCTTAACAAACTACAGGAAGCTCTGCCTCCTGCTTGgcctgag GAGCATTATGTCCCCGACACCAACACAGTAAAAAGAGAAGAGGAACTGCGGCACATCTACCAGAGGCAGCTGGCTAACGGTGGCATCATTGACGTCGAGGCAGAGAAAAATCGTTTCTTCATCAGCATCCAGCAG ACACCCAGCAGTGATCCCACCAGCTTAGTGGCAGAGGAGAACCAGGAATCTGTGCCAGAGAACAGCCCAGCTCCACAAGAGGAATGCGCCCATCCCCCAATTAACTCCAAACAGCCGCAGGAACGTCACACCAGCAGCAGGGGCACATACAGGGCTAAACCCCAGCCAGCCATGAGTAGGCCTTTCCACAGAGGACATCATGCTGCCCCTCACTGGCGAGGAGGCAGGGGTAGGCCAGACTCGCGCTGGGTGTGGAGAGAAGAAGTTACGCAcagagacactagagggagaggcAGGACAAGAGGCTACCATGCTAATGGGACAATGCGGGtccctctgcaggctggcagtgacgCCTCTCCAGAAGAGAAACCAGCCCTTTAG